The following coding sequences lie in one Pseudarthrobacter phenanthrenivorans Sphe3 genomic window:
- a CDS encoding ABC transporter permease gives MSQTESLQASPAGGASRAYAAGIRDVVVLELKQRLRSRGWYIMLAIWFVLTGVVTWLTWASWDASQAAQRAYGGYVPPGASGPGSIIFEVVLAFVLLFALLVAPALSANAITGDRAGGTLAVLQVTLLEPGQILWGKFFAAWAAALAFLVASAPFLVIGVALGGMTAGHVLVALLMLAVEVGIVCALGVGISALAGRPLFSIVVTYLAVAGLVFGTLISFGLGAGLAQGTVTANYPQYRQYMLQESGPFEPAYTCSGPLREQPAVRTERVAWLLGMNPFVVVADAIPYRDRANQLQFSSIGAIEGISQAARQAMAGPDGTVPCANGVVQPAYLGQKTPLWPLGLGLQLVLASLLMWLGWRALRTPAHRLARGVRIA, from the coding sequence ATGAGCCAAACGGAAAGTCTGCAGGCGTCGCCAGCAGGAGGGGCCTCCCGCGCCTATGCGGCGGGGATCAGGGACGTCGTGGTCCTGGAACTGAAGCAGCGGCTGCGTTCGCGCGGCTGGTACATCATGCTCGCCATCTGGTTCGTCCTCACCGGGGTGGTCACGTGGCTGACCTGGGCGAGCTGGGACGCCTCCCAGGCCGCGCAGCGGGCGTACGGCGGCTACGTTCCGCCGGGAGCCTCAGGTCCTGGTTCCATAATTTTCGAAGTTGTACTGGCGTTTGTCCTGCTGTTCGCGCTGCTGGTGGCGCCCGCCCTGTCTGCCAACGCCATCACCGGTGACCGCGCCGGCGGCACCCTGGCGGTTTTGCAGGTGACCTTGCTCGAGCCCGGCCAGATCCTTTGGGGCAAGTTCTTTGCGGCCTGGGCCGCCGCTTTGGCGTTCCTGGTGGCCAGTGCCCCGTTCCTTGTGATCGGTGTGGCACTTGGCGGGATGACCGCCGGCCACGTGCTGGTGGCGCTGCTGATGCTCGCTGTGGAAGTGGGCATTGTGTGTGCCTTGGGCGTGGGGATCTCGGCGCTGGCCGGCCGGCCGCTGTTCTCCATCGTGGTGACTTACCTTGCCGTGGCGGGCCTGGTGTTCGGCACGCTGATTTCTTTCGGGCTTGGTGCCGGCCTGGCCCAGGGTACTGTCACGGCCAACTACCCGCAGTACAGGCAGTACATGCTGCAGGAGTCGGGGCCGTTCGAGCCTGCCTACACCTGCTCGGGTCCGCTCCGGGAACAACCGGCTGTCCGCACCGAACGGGTGGCCTGGCTGCTGGGCATGAACCCCTTTGTGGTGGTGGCGGACGCCATCCCGTACCGGGACCGCGCCAACCAGCTGCAATTCTCTTCGATCGGCGCGATTGAGGGGATCAGCCAGGCTGCACGGCAGGCCATGGCCGGGCCCGACGGGACGGTCCCGTGTGCCAACGGCGTGGTCCAGCCGGCCTACCTGGGCCAGAAGACCCCGCTGTGGCCGCTGGGCCTTGGGCTTCAGCTGGTCCTGGCCTCCCTGCTGATGTGGCTCGGCTGGCGGGCGCTCCGGACGCCGGCGCACAGGCTGGCACGGGGTGTGCGCATCGCGTAG